One stretch of Nitrosococcus watsonii C-113 DNA includes these proteins:
- a CDS encoding complex I subunit 1/NuoH family protein: MMSVLAPLLALLAGAWLTAWLEPNWLGAGSERGPASPVKIAADVRLTQSDPWLYYAGPVIAFMGVSWAMVCIPFSPSLVGNDVNIGLFYFIVVVDFVVLGIALGGWGANTPASVEACYRTIAQLIAYVIPLGLAIIGPIMMARSLSTVNIVEAQANAQLWYLIPQPLGFALYVATGLIQTYRAPFLEPFAELLNRGVLGVFGGWKGLLWRLALSGVLFVVAAMGAVIFLGGYSGPLLPGPVWMVIKTVGLMALMVWLGRQARLLSTAEILMLSWKILIPVGLLNVLIVGGLILLGVGQEPFSPGADY; this comes from the coding sequence ATGATGAGCGTTCTGGCACCGTTGCTCGCCCTTTTGGCGGGGGCGTGGCTTACCGCCTGGCTGGAGCCTAACTGGCTTGGCGCTGGTAGCGAGCGGGGACCGGCAAGTCCGGTAAAAATTGCTGCCGATGTGCGGTTAACTCAATCCGATCCCTGGCTCTATTATGCCGGACCGGTCATTGCGTTTATGGGCGTGAGCTGGGCCATGGTCTGCATTCCCTTTAGCCCTTCCCTAGTAGGCAATGATGTCAATATCGGGCTTTTTTATTTCATTGTAGTGGTGGACTTTGTGGTGCTCGGCATCGCGCTGGGGGGATGGGGCGCCAATACGCCCGCTAGCGTGGAAGCCTGTTACCGGACTATCGCCCAATTGATTGCCTATGTAATCCCGCTCGGGTTGGCGATTATCGGGCCGATTATGATGGCCCGCTCCTTATCGACGGTGAATATTGTTGAGGCGCAGGCCAACGCTCAACTCTGGTACCTCATTCCCCAGCCCCTTGGTTTTGCCCTTTATGTGGCCACCGGCTTGATACAAACGTATCGGGCGCCTTTTCTGGAGCCTTTCGCCGAGCTCCTCAACCGGGGCGTGCTCGGGGTGTTTGGCGGCTGGAAAGGTTTGCTCTGGCGGCTGGCCCTGTCGGGGGTGCTGTTTGTGGTCGCCGCCATGGGGGCGGTTATTTTTCTGGGGGGCTATAGCGGCCCGCTTTTGCCGGGGCCGGTTTGGATGGTCATCAAGACCGTGGGGCTCATGGCCCTTATGGTTTGGTTGGGCCGTCAGGCGCGGCTGCTAAGCACGGCTGAGATACTCATGCTGTCATGGAAAATTCTTATCCCGGTGGGCTTGCTTAATGTGCTCATCGTGGGCGGATTAATCCTGCTAGGCGTCGGTCAAGAACCCTTTTCTCCAGGCGCAGACTACTAA
- a CDS encoding NADH-quinone oxidoreductase subunit A, translating into MILQTYTIVALIGLSALGVSLLAAAFWRPPSESLSAPDSWKKYRFGFTTYALIFVAFDMEMIFMYPWAVVFAEIGLKAFLDMLVFIALLSGGIAYAWGMGGLKWE; encoded by the coding sequence ATGATTTTGCAAACTTACACCATTGTCGCGCTTATTGGACTGTCCGCCCTGGGAGTGTCGCTGCTGGCCGCCGCCTTCTGGCGTCCTCCCAGCGAATCGTTGTCAGCGCCCGATTCCTGGAAAAAATATCGTTTCGGTTTTACAACTTATGCGCTTATTTTTGTGGCCTTCGATATGGAGATGATTTTTATGTATCCCTGGGCGGTGGTATTCGCGGAGATTGGACTAAAAGCTTTTCTCGATATGCTGGTCTTTATCGCATTGCTGAGCGGCGGTATTGCCTATGCCTGGGGAATGGGTGGATTGAAATGGGAGTGA
- a CDS encoding PRC-barrel domain-containing protein: protein MNKFISLISLPGKNKIFSFLAILSTLLLSTALLADEQSQQPGADEGQPPSNQSQESNQGFRVTGSYSNIYKATGVIGTTVKNKQDKKLGEISDLVIDKSGQVKYAVLTHGETLGVGGKKTAISWDLIQFSSDGKKYSLVLDATPEELENAPSFNKDNWPANAQVTDTSSLQGQQQSSDSSSTDQDSTSKGSQSQQGGNGNGANRTVTVQEGDTLADIAHHAYGDASKWRLIYNANKDKIKDPKDLLVGTKLTIPSPNE from the coding sequence ATGAACAAATTCATTTCCCTTATTTCATTACCTGGTAAAAACAAAATTTTCTCCTTCCTCGCTATCCTGTCAACGTTGCTTTTAAGCACCGCCTTATTAGCAGATGAACAGTCGCAGCAACCCGGCGCAGACGAGGGCCAACCACCTTCTAATCAGAGCCAGGAATCCAATCAAGGATTCCGGGTGACGGGCTCTTATTCAAATATTTACAAAGCCACGGGCGTGATTGGCACAACGGTTAAAAATAAACAAGATAAAAAATTAGGAGAAATTAGCGATCTGGTTATTGATAAATCAGGTCAAGTAAAATATGCGGTTTTAACTCATGGCGAAACCCTTGGCGTGGGCGGAAAAAAAACTGCTATTTCCTGGGATCTGATTCAGTTTTCTTCCGATGGAAAGAAGTATTCCTTAGTCCTGGATGCCACGCCAGAAGAGTTAGAGAATGCGCCTTCCTTCAATAAGGATAATTGGCCCGCCAACGCCCAAGTGACTGATACCAGCTCCTTGCAAGGGCAGCAACAATCCTCGGATAGCTCCTCTACGGACCAAGACTCAACCAGCAAAGGATCACAATCCCAGCAGGGCGGCAACGGAAACGGAGCTAACAGAACAGTCACTGTCCAAGAGGGCGATACCCTTGCCGACATTGCCCACCATGCTTACGGCGATGCCAGTAAGTGGCGCCTGATTTATAACGCCAACAAGGACAAAATTAAAGATCCCAAGGATTTGCTGGTAGGGACGAAATTGACCATCCCCTCGCCCAATGAATAA
- a CDS encoding SDR family oxidoreductase has protein sequence MSFSPKVVVITGASAGVGRATAQAFARNGASIGLLARGREGLEGVRREVESQGGKALILPTDVADADQVEAAAAAVEKTFGPIDVWVNDAMTSVFSPVKTMTPEEFRRVTEVTYLGCVNGTLAALKRMLSRNRGVIIQVGSALAYRAIPLQSSYCAAKHAIRGFTDSLRCELLYEKSQVRVTMVQMPALNTPQFDWVKSRLPRKAQPVPPVYQPEVAARAILWAVKHPHRELKVGLPTILIVAINKIAPGLLDHYLARTGYQSQQREEPEDPNRPHNLWNPVAGDFGAHGSFDKIAHRGSIALWVTTHPRRRLALAVGLMLALWVLIFL, from the coding sequence ATGTCTTTTTCCCCTAAAGTCGTTGTGATCACGGGCGCCTCCGCAGGCGTGGGCCGAGCAACCGCCCAGGCGTTCGCGAGAAACGGCGCCTCCATTGGATTACTGGCGCGAGGGCGTGAAGGGCTGGAAGGCGTGCGCCGGGAAGTCGAATCCCAGGGTGGAAAAGCTTTGATCCTGCCAACGGATGTGGCCGATGCGGACCAAGTAGAAGCTGCGGCGGCCGCCGTTGAAAAAACCTTTGGCCCCATTGATGTCTGGGTTAACGATGCCATGACTAGCGTGTTCTCGCCGGTCAAGACAATGACTCCCGAGGAATTTCGGCGGGTCACCGAGGTGACTTATTTAGGCTGCGTCAATGGAACCTTGGCTGCCCTTAAACGTATGTTATCCCGCAATCGAGGGGTGATTATTCAGGTGGGTTCGGCATTGGCTTATCGGGCCATTCCCTTGCAATCATCCTATTGCGCCGCCAAGCACGCCATTCGGGGCTTTACCGACTCCCTGCGGTGCGAACTGCTCTATGAAAAATCCCAGGTCCGCGTGACCATGGTGCAAATGCCCGCGCTCAACACGCCCCAGTTTGACTGGGTTAAATCGAGGCTGCCCCGCAAGGCTCAACCGGTGCCGCCGGTTTATCAACCGGAGGTTGCAGCCCGGGCCATCTTGTGGGCCGTCAAACATCCCCACCGTGAACTTAAAGTGGGGCTACCGACGATTTTAATCGTGGCCATTAATAAGATTGCGCCGGGCCTGCTAGATCATTATTTAGCCCGCACGGGCTATCAATCCCAGCAGCGGGAAGAACCCGAAGATCCCAACCGCCCTCATAATCTGTGGAATCCGGTTGCAGGTGATTTCGGCGCCCATGGCAGCTTTGACAAGATAGCCCATCGCGGCAGCATTGCTCTTTGGGTAACCACCCACCCCCGTCGTCGGCTTGCCCTGGCGGTAGGGTTGATGTTAGCGCTATGGGTTCTAATTTTTTTATAA
- a CDS encoding thiamine pyrophosphate-requiring protein, protein MSQLVSDFLLQRLGEWGIRRIYGYPGDGINGIIGALGRIQDRMEFIQTRHEEMAAFMACAHAKFTSEVGVCLATSGPGAIHLLNGLYDAKLDHQPVVAIVGQQSRAALGGHYQQEVDLISLFKDVAHEYVHMCASPIQARHLIDRAVRIAKAERTVTCLIFPNDVQELEAVEKPPRAHGTVHSGVGYTIPQVIPRQEDLQRAAEVLNKGSKVAILVGAGALGATDEVIQVAELLGAGVAKALLGKAALPDELPFVTGSIGLLGTKPSWELMDGCDTFFMIGSAFPYSEFLPEEGQARGVQIDLDGRMLSLRYPMEVNLVGDSAETLRALIPLLKQKTNRAWREKIEREVAQWWQVLESRAMHDADPINPQRVFWELSSRLPENCIISSDSGSAANWYARDIKIRRGMMGSLSGGLATMGPGVPYAIAAKFAFPDRVVIATVGDGAMQMNGNSELVTAAKYWQQWQDPRLIVLVLNNRDLNQVTWEQRVMAGDPKFEGSQSLPDFPYARYAELLGFKGIRVDQPEDIGPAWEEALAADRPVVLEAYTDGNVPPLPPHIKLEQAKAYVSALLHQDPEAINIIKQSIKEIKESWFPSDQEKRG, encoded by the coding sequence ATGAGCCAATTAGTCAGCGATTTTCTCCTACAGCGATTAGGCGAGTGGGGTATCCGGCGAATTTATGGTTACCCTGGTGATGGCATCAATGGAATTATCGGCGCCCTCGGCCGGATTCAAGATCGGATGGAGTTTATTCAAACCCGCCATGAGGAAATGGCGGCTTTTATGGCCTGCGCCCATGCTAAATTCACCAGCGAGGTGGGCGTTTGCCTGGCCACTTCAGGGCCCGGCGCCATCCATCTATTGAATGGCCTGTATGACGCCAAACTGGATCACCAACCGGTGGTGGCCATTGTCGGTCAACAATCCCGCGCCGCTCTAGGAGGGCATTACCAACAGGAAGTGGATCTCATCTCCTTGTTCAAGGATGTGGCCCATGAATACGTGCATATGTGCGCCTCTCCCATCCAGGCGCGTCATTTAATTGATCGCGCGGTCCGCATCGCCAAGGCCGAACGCACCGTCACCTGCCTTATCTTTCCCAATGACGTGCAGGAGCTGGAAGCGGTTGAGAAACCGCCCCGGGCCCACGGCACTGTTCATTCCGGCGTTGGCTATACAATTCCCCAGGTGATTCCCCGGCAGGAAGATCTGCAGCGGGCCGCCGAAGTGCTCAACAAAGGCAGCAAGGTAGCTATCCTGGTAGGCGCCGGCGCTTTGGGAGCCACCGATGAGGTTATCCAGGTCGCTGAACTGCTCGGGGCGGGGGTTGCGAAAGCCTTGCTGGGCAAGGCCGCGCTGCCCGATGAACTCCCTTTTGTGACTGGCTCTATTGGCCTTTTGGGGACTAAGCCAAGCTGGGAGCTAATGGATGGCTGCGACACCTTTTTTATGATTGGCTCTGCTTTTCCCTACTCTGAGTTTCTGCCAGAAGAAGGTCAAGCCCGGGGTGTACAGATTGACCTGGATGGGCGCATGCTAAGCTTGCGTTACCCCATGGAAGTCAATCTGGTAGGCGACAGCGCAGAAACTCTGCGAGCATTAATTCCCCTTCTTAAACAAAAAACGAACCGGGCTTGGCGGGAGAAAATTGAAAGGGAGGTCGCCCAATGGTGGCAAGTGCTCGAAAGCCGCGCCATGCACGATGCCGATCCCATTAATCCGCAGCGGGTTTTCTGGGAGCTGTCTTCCCGGCTGCCGGAGAACTGCATCATCAGCAGCGACTCCGGTTCCGCCGCCAACTGGTATGCCCGGGATATCAAGATCCGCCGGGGCATGATGGGTTCTCTCTCGGGGGGCTTGGCGACCATGGGGCCCGGCGTTCCCTATGCCATTGCCGCCAAATTCGCCTTTCCCGATCGGGTAGTAATCGCCACCGTTGGCGACGGGGCCATGCAAATGAACGGTAACAGTGAACTAGTCACCGCCGCTAAATATTGGCAACAATGGCAAGATCCACGCCTCATTGTCCTGGTACTCAATAATCGGGATCTCAACCAAGTTACCTGGGAGCAGCGAGTAATGGCGGGCGATCCCAAATTCGAAGGTTCTCAGAGCTTGCCCGATTTTCCCTATGCCCGCTATGCCGAATTATTAGGATTTAAAGGCATCCGCGTAGACCAGCCAGAAGATATCGGTCCCGCTTGGGAGGAAGCCCTAGCCGCTGACCGGCCAGTGGTGCTAGAGGCGTATACGGATGGGAACGTGCCACCCCTGCCGCCCCATATCAAACTGGAACAAGCCAAAGCCTACGTCTCCGCCCTGCTGCACCAGGATCCAGAAGCCATCAATATTATCAAGCAATCCATTAAGGAAATTAAGGAAAGCTGGTTTCCCAGCGATCAGGAAAAGAGGGGGTAA
- a CDS encoding enolase C-terminal domain-like protein: MAARSIEVPVEKLEVSAYQIPTDFPEADGTLSWDATTLVLVTATGGGKQSLGYTYGNKAVATLIAGKLTEMVVGQNAMAITSSWQAMVKAIRNLGRPGICSMAIAAVDTALWDLKARLLDLPLVALLGAARAEAPIYGSGGFTSYSSEQLQKQLSGWVSEGMQAVKMKVGSQPHQDPERVRLAREAIGEEVALFVDGNGAYGRKQALALAEAFAQHRVTWFEEPVSSDDLEGLRLLRDRGPAGMDIAAGEYGYDQYYFRHMLAAGAVDVLQADATRCGGITGFMAASALCQGYGIPLSAHTAPSLHAHAVCALPHIRPLEYFHDHARIEAIFFDGVLKPVNGALKPDTSRPGLGLELRQADAAQYAM, encoded by the coding sequence ATGGCCGCCCGCAGCATTGAGGTTCCTGTCGAAAAATTGGAAGTTTCGGCTTACCAAATTCCTACCGATTTTCCCGAGGCGGATGGAACCCTGAGCTGGGACGCCACGACTCTGGTTTTGGTCACCGCCACGGGAGGTGGCAAGCAGAGCCTGGGCTATACCTATGGCAATAAAGCCGTGGCGACTTTGATTGCCGGCAAGCTTACAGAAATGGTGGTTGGCCAAAACGCCATGGCCATTACCAGCAGCTGGCAAGCCATGGTAAAAGCCATCCGTAACCTAGGCCGGCCCGGCATCTGCTCCATGGCCATTGCCGCCGTGGATACCGCCCTGTGGGATCTGAAAGCCCGGCTTCTTGATTTGCCTCTGGTTGCCCTGCTAGGCGCGGCGCGGGCGGAAGCTCCTATTTATGGCAGCGGCGGTTTTACCAGTTACTCTTCCGAGCAGCTTCAAAAACAGCTAAGCGGCTGGGTAAGCGAGGGGATGCAGGCAGTCAAAATGAAGGTGGGCAGCCAGCCCCATCAGGACCCGGAGCGGGTGCGGCTCGCCCGCGAGGCCATTGGCGAGGAGGTGGCGCTGTTTGTGGACGGCAACGGCGCCTATGGGCGCAAACAGGCGCTCGCCCTGGCCGAAGCCTTTGCCCAACACCGGGTAACGTGGTTTGAGGAGCCGGTCTCATCGGATGATTTGGAGGGCCTTCGCCTGCTCCGGGATCGGGGTCCAGCTGGGATGGACATCGCCGCCGGGGAATACGGCTATGATCAATATTACTTCCGCCATATGTTGGCGGCGGGCGCGGTGGACGTGCTGCAAGCAGACGCTACCCGCTGTGGGGGTATCACCGGCTTTATGGCAGCCAGCGCTCTTTGTCAAGGTTATGGCATTCCTCTGTCCGCCCATACGGCGCCGTCCCTCCATGCCCATGCTGTCTGCGCGCTCCCCCATATCCGCCCCCTGGAGTATTTCCACGATCATGCTCGCATTGAGGCGATATTCTTCGATGGTGTGCTCAAACCTGTAAATGGGGCCCTTAAGCCAGATACTTCCCGTCCTGGGCTGGGTCTAGAGTTGCGGCAGGCAGATGCCGCCCAATATGCAATGTAA